The Lottiidibacillus patelloidae DNA window TAAAAAACCAATAATAAAAAAAGTAGTAAAGACTAGGCCAAGCAAAACACCGTGTGCAGTTAATAGTTGATAATATCCAATTCCAGCGGGCAATGTGATGGATCCACTTCTAACTAGTGTTTGAAGTAAGCCAGCAACTGCGCCTAAAAATAATGCGACAAAGGCTATAACTAAGTGGACTAGACTTAGATGAGCATCTTGACGGCTTATTGCTTTTTCGATCATTGTTCAACCACCTCAATTCTTGCACTCATCGCTTGATGGCCAATGCCACAATATTCATTGCATAAAATGAGATATTCGCCAACCTCATTAAAAGTATGCGTTATTTTATTAACGTGTCCCGGTGTAATCATCATGTTTACATTCGTATGTGGAATTGCAAAGCCATGAACAACATCCTTACTAGTTACGATGAATGTCACCGTTGCACCTTTTGGTATCTTCACATTTCCTGGTGTAAAAGCAAAAGCTTCAGAAATCATGACAAGTTCATATTTCTTTTCCCCAACTTTAAAAAGACCTGGATTATTAAAAGGTGCTGTTTCATTTACTTTTTGTGGATCTAATGTTTCATGTGCACTTGGTGGAGCATGCCCTCCTGCAAACGCACTTACTCCGACAATGGTTAAAAATAGTACAAGTGCACTAATGCCGATGGTCAGCCATATTTTTTCATATTTATGAAAATGCATATCCTTTCCCCCTACTAACAACTACATTCTTGAGATAAACAAGAAATAGACGGTCAACCACGATAGAACAATAAAACCTCCTAAAGCTAAAACCGACAAAAATGTACCTTTCAATTTCTTGTCATTTTCACTTTTCACTTCAATATTTGTTTTCTCTGATAATTTAGTAAGCTTATTTTCCATTTCCTAGCTCCCTTCTTTTATTGCTTATTGTCATTGTAGGTGAGATAAAAGTTTTATTCTGTGAGGAAAATCACGCTTAAAGAATTAAATGAAAGAATTAAAAAAGCTTATGATGAATAATCATCATAAGCGGCATATACTTGCGGGACATCCTTCGCAATGGCAAATTTCTTTTAAATATTCTAAGTTTAATATTGTTAAGTAACCATTTTTATAGTCAATCGCTTTATCCTTTTTTAATTGGCTTAGCATTCTGTTAACTGTTTCTCTCGTAGAACCAATTAAGCTTGCTATTTCAATATTGGTAAAGCGTTTATTAATTACAATTTTACTACCTGTTTGTTCTCCAAACGTATTTGTCATCCGAATTAACGTAGATGCTAACGCTCCATTTTTCCCAAAAAACATTAAATCTCTTAGTTTTAACTGTGTAAATTTTTGCATATGGCCCATCCAACTAATAAACTCAATGGCCACATCACCGTTCTGCCAGAGGAGGGATTCTAAATCTTCTCTTTGAATAACACCTACTTCACACTCAGTCAAAGCTTCAGCACTAAAGGTACATACTTGATCTTTGGAGCGGTCCATTTCTCCAAACAAATCACCAGGTTGAAAATAATATAAACTTAAATCTTTTCCATCATCTGTCATTTTCGTTAATCTCACAGTTCCGCTTACTAAATAGTATAATTTCTCTGCCTTATCGCCTTCCCAGTATAAATATGAATCTTTCTCAACCTTTTGCTTATACATGATTAACTCTAACTTTTGAAATGAATCGTTGGAAAATGATAATGTATTATGTTTAAAGTTCTCTGCCTGATTTAATGGACATGGTGTACTCATATAAAACCCCTCCTCCGTATGCTTAAGTACAATTATACAGAAGTTCAGCATTATATATGTGACATAAATCACACAAATTATTCAACTCATATAAAAAAGGTGTGAGAAATGTAACAGAAGCTTAAACATTTATCCTATATGATTACATTATAAATTCTTTGAGAGGGGGTACATAAATGCTTACAGGTGTTATATTAGCTGGAGGGAAAAATGATAAGATAAAAGGTCGGTTAAAACCCTTGATACCAATGGGAAATACTATTTTATTATTCATTCAAATTAAAGAAATGCGCAAGATATGCAATGAAATTATTTTAGTAACGAATGAGCCGAGAAAGTATTTACCTTACTTGCCTAGTGATGTCAGGGTCATAACTGATTATTATAAAGACGTTGGTCCGATAGCAGGTATCCATGCAGCATTGAGTTTGTCAAAAAATGAAAACATATGGGTTGTCGGAAATGGAATGCCTTTTATCTCATTTAAAGTTGCTTTAATTATGATGAAACACAGTAATAACACCACAAACTTAGCTGTTATACCAACAAAGAATCTCCAACCGTACTTGCTTCATAGTATATGGAATAAAAACGCTTTATCATTGATCGAATACACGATTGAAGAATATAAGGGTGACTACACAAAATTAGTTTGCCATCAACATATTCACCCTATTTACGAAGCTACATTAATAAATGATTATAAATTGGATACTTCCTTTTTATATACGATTGATACTACAGGTGACTATAAGAAAGCGATGGATATC harbors:
- a CDS encoding cytochrome c oxidase subunit II, producing MHFHKYEKIWLTIGISALVLFLTIVGVSAFAGGHAPPSAHETLDPQKVNETAPFNNPGLFKVGEKKYELVMISEAFAFTPGNVKIPKGATVTFIVTSKDVVHGFAIPHTNVNMMITPGHVNKITHTFNEVGEYLILCNEYCGIGHQAMSARIEVVEQ
- a CDS encoding cytochrome c oxidase subunit 2A, with protein sequence MENKLTKLSEKTNIEVKSENDKKLKGTFLSVLALGGFIVLSWLTVYFLFISRM
- a CDS encoding Crp/Fnr family transcriptional regulator, with product MSTPCPLNQAENFKHNTLSFSNDSFQKLELIMYKQKVEKDSYLYWEGDKAEKLYYLVSGTVRLTKMTDDGKDLSLYYFQPGDLFGEMDRSKDQVCTFSAEALTECEVGVIQREDLESLLWQNGDVAIEFISWMGHMQKFTQLKLRDLMFFGKNGALASTLIRMTNTFGEQTGSKIVINKRFTNIEIASLIGSTRETVNRMLSQLKKDKAIDYKNGYLTILNLEYLKEICHCEGCPASICRL
- a CDS encoding NTP transferase domain-containing protein, which translates into the protein MLTGVILAGGKNDKIKGRLKPLIPMGNTILLFIQIKEMRKICNEIILVTNEPRKYLPYLPSDVRVITDYYKDVGPIAGIHAALSLSKNENIWVVGNGMPFISFKVALIMMKHSNNTTNLAVIPTKNLQPYLLHSIWNKNALSLIEYTIEEYKGDYTKLVCHQHIHPIYEATLINDYKLDTSFLYTIDTTGDYKKAMDILLQRNLNFISS